A portion of the Anoxybacillus gonensis genome contains these proteins:
- a CDS encoding PIN/TRAM domain-containing protein: MLKRIVQASFLITGGMLGIIFFPTLLKLLHLDDFPYVDSPYVAAPVGAIIVFLLTFWLVDHVVGLIHWMEETLVKAPVTDLLFGSLGLIFGLIVAFLVVIPLNSIQIPLVNTILPIFLTLLLGYLGFQVGFKKRDELMGLFSLPNRSGKKKGGEEEEKKGKSLKILDTSVIIDGRIADICQTGFLEGTIVIPRFVLEELQHIADSSDALKRNRGRRGLDILNRIQKELAINVEIYEGDFEGIQEVDSKLVKLAQLTSGVVVTNDFNLNKVCELQNVPVLNINDLANAVKPIVLPGEELNVHVIKDGKEQNQGVAYLDDGTMIVVEDGKDYIGKRVDVLVTSVLQTSAGRMIFAKLKLLEKAL, encoded by the coding sequence GTGTTAAAACGAATTGTGCAAGCATCTTTTTTAATTACTGGGGGCATGTTAGGAATCATTTTCTTTCCTACTTTGTTAAAGCTGTTGCACTTAGACGATTTTCCTTATGTCGATAGCCCGTATGTAGCGGCCCCAGTTGGTGCGATCATCGTATTCCTTCTCACGTTTTGGTTAGTCGATCATGTGGTTGGACTTATTCATTGGATGGAAGAAACGTTAGTCAAAGCACCTGTAACCGATTTATTATTCGGAAGTCTCGGTTTAATTTTCGGATTGATTGTAGCCTTTTTAGTCGTTATTCCATTAAACTCTATTCAAATTCCGCTTGTTAATACGATATTACCTATTTTTCTTACGCTATTGTTAGGGTATTTAGGATTTCAAGTCGGATTTAAAAAGCGCGATGAGTTAATGGGCTTATTTTCTTTGCCAAACCGAAGTGGCAAGAAAAAAGGTGGCGAGGAAGAGGAGAAAAAAGGAAAATCGCTAAAAATTTTAGATACGAGTGTCATTATTGACGGGCGTATTGCGGATATTTGCCAAACAGGCTTTTTGGAAGGGACGATTGTTATTCCTCGTTTTGTCCTAGAAGAATTGCAGCATATTGCTGATTCTTCGGATGCGTTAAAAAGAAATCGCGGACGGAGAGGGCTTGATATTTTAAACCGTATCCAAAAAGAGTTAGCCATTAACGTTGAAATATACGAAGGCGATTTTGAAGGAATTCAAGAAGTCGACAGCAAGCTTGTAAAATTGGCGCAATTGACGTCAGGGGTTGTTGTGACAAATGACTTCAACTTAAATAAAGTATGTGAATTACAAAATGTTCCTGTGCTAAATATTAACGATTTAGCGAACGCGGTAAAACCGATTGTTCTTCCGGGGGAAGAGCTGAATGTTCATGTGATTAAAGATGGGAAAGAACAAAATCAAGGTGTTGCTTATTTAGATGACGGAACGATGATCGTTGTAGAAGATGGGAAGGACTATATCGGAAAACGAGTTGATGTGCTTGTAACGAGCGTGTTACAAACGTCAGCTGGAAGAATGATTTTTGCCAAGCTAAAGCTACTTGAAAAAGCATTATAA